One Gossypium hirsutum isolate 1008001.06 chromosome A11, Gossypium_hirsutum_v2.1, whole genome shotgun sequence genomic window carries:
- the LOC107922704 gene encoding uncharacterized protein isoform X3, protein MEESDKRIGNGGETSSRVSADSPSWLFASRQRFAIQLRPGETTIVSWKRLVKDAQNTSPPLTAPKTEDSMDECFQDSKSTVKQNGLLVISEKLECINEPVLSVAQQSRKRTKNMAKSQGEKVDGHLPSKHVKVEQGRLNFAATNSLLQEESSVLLQSLADISQHDQKLHKMLNSSVRSSIKKPANIGTKSEHSSQTGISNDDDASISPQNSKDADNYNNVTIHPSNIGNYTNSVATHQNYLEKNYSKQLESPLSELMIDENEEGISAKVEQGERRAAFGELPDLNLPVYPVQPEVLISFHD, encoded by the exons ATGGAAGAAAGTGATAAAAGGATCGGTAATGGTGGGGAAACCTCTTCGAGGGTTTCAGCTGATTCACCCTCTTGGTTGTTTGCTAGCAGGCAAAGGTTCGCCATTCAGCTCAGGCCCGGTGAGACTACGATTGTTTCTTGGAAGAGGCTAGTCAAAGATGCTCAAAACACGTCTCCTCCTTTGACTGCGCCGAAGACCGAAGATTCTATG GATGAATGTTTTCAAGATAGCAAGTCTACAGTTAAACAGAATGGACTACTTGTAATCTCTGAGAAATTGGAATGCAT AAATGAACCTGTATTATCAGTGGCTCAACAATCAAGAAAACGGACTAAAAATATGGCCAAATCTCAAGGAGAGAAAGTTGATGGTCATCTACCAAGTAAACATGTGAAAGTGGAACAGGGGAGGCTAAATTTTGCTGCTACCAACTCTTTGCTTCAAGAAGAATCTTCTGTTCTCTTGCAGAGCTTAGCTGATATTAGTCAACATGATcagaaattgcataaaatgttgAATTCTTCTGTAAGATCTTCAATTAAGAAACCTGCTAACATTGGAACTAAGTCTGAGCACTCGTCACAAACTGGAATCTCAAATGATGATGATGCTTCTATATCTCCACAAAATTCAAAGGATGCTGATAACTATAACAATGTAACCATCCACCCTAGCAATATAGGAAATTATACAAACTCTGTAGCAACACACCAGAATTATCTGGAAAAAAATTATAGTAAACAACTTGAGTCTCCATTGAGCGAGCTGATGATTGATGAGAATGAGGAAGGAATTTCCGCCAAAGTAGAACAGGGGGAGAGGAGGGCAGCATTTGGTGAACTGCCAGATCTTAATCTTCCTGTTTATCCAGTTCAACCCGAG GTCTTGATTTCATTCCATGATTAA
- the LOC107922704 gene encoding uncharacterized protein isoform X1, with protein MEESDKRIGNGGETSSRVSADSPSWLFASRQRFAIQLRPGETTIVSWKRLVKDAQNTSPPLTAPKTEDSMDECFQDSKSTVKQNGLLVISEKLECINEPVLSVAQQSRKRTKNMAKSQGEKVDGHLPSKHVKVEQGRLNFAATNSLLQEESSVLLQSLADISQHDQKLHKMLNSSVRSSIKKPANIGTKSEHSSQTGISNDDDASISPQNSKDADNYNNVTIHPSNIGNYTNSVATHQNYLEKNYSKQLESPLSELMIDENEEGISAKVEQGERRAAFGELPDLNLPVYPVQPEVSNCISKFQQHTRT; from the exons ATGGAAGAAAGTGATAAAAGGATCGGTAATGGTGGGGAAACCTCTTCGAGGGTTTCAGCTGATTCACCCTCTTGGTTGTTTGCTAGCAGGCAAAGGTTCGCCATTCAGCTCAGGCCCGGTGAGACTACGATTGTTTCTTGGAAGAGGCTAGTCAAAGATGCTCAAAACACGTCTCCTCCTTTGACTGCGCCGAAGACCGAAGATTCTATG GATGAATGTTTTCAAGATAGCAAGTCTACAGTTAAACAGAATGGACTACTTGTAATCTCTGAGAAATTGGAATGCAT AAATGAACCTGTATTATCAGTGGCTCAACAATCAAGAAAACGGACTAAAAATATGGCCAAATCTCAAGGAGAGAAAGTTGATGGTCATCTACCAAGTAAACATGTGAAAGTGGAACAGGGGAGGCTAAATTTTGCTGCTACCAACTCTTTGCTTCAAGAAGAATCTTCTGTTCTCTTGCAGAGCTTAGCTGATATTAGTCAACATGATcagaaattgcataaaatgttgAATTCTTCTGTAAGATCTTCAATTAAGAAACCTGCTAACATTGGAACTAAGTCTGAGCACTCGTCACAAACTGGAATCTCAAATGATGATGATGCTTCTATATCTCCACAAAATTCAAAGGATGCTGATAACTATAACAATGTAACCATCCACCCTAGCAATATAGGAAATTATACAAACTCTGTAGCAACACACCAGAATTATCTGGAAAAAAATTATAGTAAACAACTTGAGTCTCCATTGAGCGAGCTGATGATTGATGAGAATGAGGAAGGAATTTCCGCCAAAGTAGAACAGGGGGAGAGGAGGGCAGCATTTGGTGAACTGCCAGATCTTAATCTTCCTGTTTATCCAGTTCAACCCGAGGTAAGCAATTGTATCTCCAAATTTCAACAACATACGAGGACTTGA
- the LOC107922704 gene encoding uncharacterized protein isoform X2: MEESDKRIGNGGETSSRVSADSPSWLFASRQRFAIQLRPGETTIVSWKRLVKDAQNTSPPLTAPKTEDSMDECFQDSKSTVKQNGLLVISEKLECINEPVLSVAQQSRKRTKNMAKSQGEKVDGHLPSKHVKVEQGRLNFAATNSLLQEESSVLLQSLADISQHDQKLHKMLNSSVRSSIKKPANIGTKSEHSSQTGISNDDDASISPQNSKDADNYNNVTIHPSNIGNYTNSVATHQNYLEKNYSKQLESPLSELMIDENEEGISAKVEQGERRAAFGELPDLNLPVYPVQPELNEAVEDTLSALD; the protein is encoded by the exons ATGGAAGAAAGTGATAAAAGGATCGGTAATGGTGGGGAAACCTCTTCGAGGGTTTCAGCTGATTCACCCTCTTGGTTGTTTGCTAGCAGGCAAAGGTTCGCCATTCAGCTCAGGCCCGGTGAGACTACGATTGTTTCTTGGAAGAGGCTAGTCAAAGATGCTCAAAACACGTCTCCTCCTTTGACTGCGCCGAAGACCGAAGATTCTATG GATGAATGTTTTCAAGATAGCAAGTCTACAGTTAAACAGAATGGACTACTTGTAATCTCTGAGAAATTGGAATGCAT AAATGAACCTGTATTATCAGTGGCTCAACAATCAAGAAAACGGACTAAAAATATGGCCAAATCTCAAGGAGAGAAAGTTGATGGTCATCTACCAAGTAAACATGTGAAAGTGGAACAGGGGAGGCTAAATTTTGCTGCTACCAACTCTTTGCTTCAAGAAGAATCTTCTGTTCTCTTGCAGAGCTTAGCTGATATTAGTCAACATGATcagaaattgcataaaatgttgAATTCTTCTGTAAGATCTTCAATTAAGAAACCTGCTAACATTGGAACTAAGTCTGAGCACTCGTCACAAACTGGAATCTCAAATGATGATGATGCTTCTATATCTCCACAAAATTCAAAGGATGCTGATAACTATAACAATGTAACCATCCACCCTAGCAATATAGGAAATTATACAAACTCTGTAGCAACACACCAGAATTATCTGGAAAAAAATTATAGTAAACAACTTGAGTCTCCATTGAGCGAGCTGATGATTGATGAGAATGAGGAAGGAATTTCCGCCAAAGTAGAACAGGGGGAGAGGAGGGCAGCATTTGGTGAACTGCCAGATCTTAATCTTCCTGTTTATCCAGTTCAACCCGAG TTAAACGAAGCTGTAGAAGATACTTTATCTGCGCTTGACTGA